The Gemmatimonas sp. UBA7669 genome includes a region encoding these proteins:
- a CDS encoding aminopeptidase, with amino-acid sequence MIQRTLSARQLLKRGSALLGTLVVLFLALTPMGCYLSRAAYEEARILAKRQPIERLVVRESTDPALRAKLQLVLAGRRFAMDSMGLKAEESFTTFSQLDRDTLVLVVSAAFPDRLERKTWWFPVVGRFPYKGFFDFGKAQETAQQLRDEGYDVVVGPSSAFSTLGWFNDPLVSTTVKADSVTLVNTVLHELLHTTYFAKGRVSFNESFATFVGGRGAEHFFRAAGDTVLLRRAEDDWHDDLLLGAFWERTAREIDSVFAQLPDSARSARIAARDTVYAAARKRLVDSIGPQLRGYPAGWVERVPLNNAVLMSRRVYAERLDYFDSVYVAAGGDLREAIRRVIAAAETR; translated from the coding sequence ATGATACAGCGAACCCTCTCCGCTCGGCAGCTGCTCAAGCGCGGAAGTGCCCTGCTCGGCACGCTCGTCGTGCTGTTCCTTGCGCTCACGCCCATGGGCTGCTACCTGTCGCGCGCCGCGTATGAAGAAGCGCGCATCCTCGCCAAGCGTCAGCCCATCGAGCGCCTGGTGGTGCGCGAAAGCACCGACCCGGCGCTGCGCGCCAAGCTGCAGCTGGTACTGGCCGGGCGGCGCTTCGCCATGGACTCCATGGGACTCAAGGCCGAGGAGAGCTTTACCACCTTCTCGCAGCTCGATCGCGACACGCTGGTACTGGTGGTGTCCGCCGCCTTTCCCGACCGCCTCGAGCGCAAGACCTGGTGGTTCCCGGTGGTGGGCCGCTTTCCGTACAAGGGATTCTTCGATTTCGGCAAGGCGCAGGAGACGGCACAGCAGCTGCGTGACGAGGGCTACGACGTGGTGGTGGGCCCCTCCAGCGCCTTCAGTACTCTGGGTTGGTTCAACGACCCGCTGGTGAGCACCACGGTCAAGGCGGATTCGGTCACACTGGTCAACACCGTGCTGCATGAACTGCTGCACACGACCTATTTCGCCAAGGGGCGGGTGAGCTTCAACGAGTCCTTCGCCACCTTCGTTGGTGGACGGGGCGCCGAGCACTTTTTTCGTGCGGCGGGTGACACGGTGCTTTTGCGCCGCGCCGAGGATGACTGGCACGACGACCTGCTGCTCGGGGCATTCTGGGAACGCACGGCGCGCGAGATCGACAGTGTGTTCGCACAGTTGCCCGACTCGGCGCGCAGCGCCCGCATTGCTGCGCGTGACACGGTGTACGCGGCGGCGCGCAAGCGTTTGGTTGATTCCATTGGGCCGCAGCTGCGCGGCTATCCTGCGGGTTGGGTGGAGCGGGTGCCACTCAACAACGCGGTGCTGATGTCGCGGCGGGTGTATGCCGAGCGATTGGATTACTTCGACTCGGTGTACGTGGCGGCGGGTGGGGATTTGAGGGAGGCCATCCGTCGGGTGATTGCGGCGGCGGAGACTCGTTGA